In one Lolium rigidum isolate FL_2022 chromosome 3, APGP_CSIRO_Lrig_0.1, whole genome shotgun sequence genomic region, the following are encoded:
- the LOC124696485 gene encoding uncharacterized protein LOC124696485 — MATTFDRWEKDPFFLAAEEVQESADRMESVYKIWVQERSGDPEAALGGEVSAVELRRELHTALGTAKWQLDELERAIRSNDEVVSAGKDTRARHSNFVSAIGYRILEVENNLKESNVADGKGRLSWIQLDDSERDDLAAFLLASPLQQRDKVVTIPSAGDIQVGNNSARVRKNISADSSNDSSGSAELSSARAIEDAHRGHRRSVSANADIGLSTMSFPNEREGAAQQSSNGPQLLNIVKKCALTSALKPNPAIKYKKGAVRWARADKQDVEEAIPLRSSQFDQGLDGYSERSKSCLNTSIVVTCNKKLYGWLGALRRKLRGSQYQVRYGRPVQLIVFILAVLIIFVCVFKTIW; from the exons ATGGCGACGACGTTCGACCGCTGGGAGAAAGACCCATTCTTCCTCGCCGCCGAGGAGGTCCAGGAATCCGCCGACCG GATGGAATCGGTGTACAAGATATGGGTGCAGGAGAGGAGCGGCGACCCGGAGGCGGCCCTCGGCGGAGAGGTCAGCGCCGTCGAGCTGCGCCGCGAGCTGCACACCGCGCTCGGCACCGCCAAGTGGCAG CTTGATGAGTTAGAGCGTGCAATCAGATCAAACGACGAGGTTGTCTCGGCTGGAAAGGATACACGAGCGCGGCATAGTAACTTTGTTTCGGCAATCGGCTATCGCATATTAGAGGTTGAGAACAACTTGAAAGAGTCCAATGTGGCAGATGGGAAGGGCAGACTAAGCTGGATTCAGCTGGATGACAGTGAACGGGACGACCTTGCGGCTTTCTTGCTTGCAAGCCCTCTTCAGCAGCGGGATAAAGTTGTCACAATCCCATCTGCTGGCGATATTCAAGTGGGCAACAATTCAGCAAGGGTGAGAAAAAATATTTCAGCCGACAGCTCCAATGATTCATCTGGCTCTGCGGAGTTAAGCTCAGCGAGAGCAATAGAAGATGCACACCGTGGGCACAGAAGGTCAGTAAGTGCCAATGCTGATATTGGATTGTCAACTATGTCATTTCCAAATGAACGAGAGGGCGCTGCTCAACAATCGTCTAATGGCCCACAATTGCTGAATATTGTGAAGAAGTGTGCATTGACGAGTGCCCTGAAACCTAATCCTGCAATTAAGTACAAGAAAGGAGCTGTCAGGTGGGCACGCGCTGACAAACAGGATGTTGAAGAGGCAATCCCTCTCAGAAGCTCTCAGTTTGATCAG GGCTTAGATGGGTACTCTGAAAGAAGCAAGAGTTGCTTAAATACCAGCATTGTGGTTACATGCAATAAGAAACTTTATGGTTGGCTGGGAGCACTGCGCAGGAAACTTCGCGGATCACAGTATCAAGTTCGATATGGGCGTCCTGTTCAATTGATTGTGTTCATACTTGCTGTTCTCATAATAT TTGTGTgtgtattcaagacaatatggtgA
- the LOC124701714 gene encoding F-box/FBD/LRR-repeat protein At4g26340-like translates to MSSFFFRRKICSRRRRRCPSVFKRKQKAKVQIDHLPQELVAMVVSFLPMKDAARTSVLSSKWRQGWASYPRLTLNSETMLGITGKVNYVSEEEQNKYKMKFIENVHVVMRQHQGFGVDEFLLEFGLSDRDAHHIDNWVTLAASMRMKRLVINLSGPSLECKIVPEKYALPLQLLDDIGTIKRLRNLQLSNLSLKPMGDFRGFVNLTMLELQLVDVTEVDLESLLCKCPALERLALNTCGPFMSLRIGHELSRLEHLCLGDGTLVEKLQIEAMNLRTISHSYNVGEIVIRKDSQISEVTADMYIPPRTQVGNGYKDTLQYMFTGLPSTLPCVQKVSLNIWEDIQTLEVPNCASRFMHLRHLTLSMYLDFHWKFDILRLIHLLQAAPFLEHFELNIDQLLLPLYDEDLIPSFPRWPHDHLKTASFQGFVANKDLIALATYILKNAESLQLMSVQTTHECHWMVTEELLRREDLRNVLNYTLYNFHSV, encoded by the exons GAATTAGTGGCGATGGTGGTCTCATTTTTGCCAATGAAGGATGCCGCAAGAACTAGTGTACTGTCGAGTAAATGGAGACAAGGATGGGCAAGCTACCCCAGGTTAACACTAAACTCCGAAACAATGCTTGGCATCACTGGGAAGGTTAACTATGTTAGCGAGGAGGAACAAAACAAATACAAGATGAAATTTATCGAGAATGTTCATGTTGTCATGCGACAACACCAGGGTTTTGGAGTGGATGAGTTTCTGTTGGAGTTCGGACTCAGTGACAGGGATGCACATCATATTGATAACTGGGTTACCCTTGCTGCCTCCATGAGAATGAAACGGCTTGTCATCAATTTGAGTGGGCCGTCACTGGAATGCAAGATTGTCCCAGAGAAATATGCCTTGCCTTTGCAGCTCCTAGATGACATCGGCACAATAAAGCGTCTCCGCAATCTTCAACTAAGTAATCTCTCTTTGAAGCCGATGGGTGATTTCAGAGGGTTTGTGAACCTTACAATGCTTGAGCTGCAACTTGTGGATGTTACGGAGGTTGATCTCGAATCATTGCTTTGCAAATGCCCTGCTCTTGAGCGATTAGCACTTAACACATGCGGACCTTTCATGTCCTTGcggattggccatgaactaagcaGGCTAGAGCATTTGTGTCTTGGCGATGGTACCCTGGTGGAGAAATTACAGATTGAGGCCATGAACCTGAGGACAATTTCGCACAGTTACAATGTCGGAGAAATAGTCATTAGAAAAGATTCTCAAATCAGCGAGGTCACAGCTGACATGTATATCCCACCAAGGACCCAAGTAGGCAATGGTTATAAAGACACACTGCAATACATGTTCACCGGCCTTCCCAGTACCTTGCCCTGTGTACAGAAGGTCTCCTTGAATATCTGGGAGGACATACAG ACATTGGAGGTACCAAATTGTGCGAGCAGATTCATGCACCTGAGGCATCTGACCTTGAGCATGTACCTCGATTTCCATTGGAAATTTGATATCCTCCGTCTTATTCATTTGCTACAAGCTGCACCATTTCTCGAACATTTTGAGCTAAAT ATCGATCAACTTTTGTTGCCTCTGTATGACGAAGATTTGATACCATCCTTTCCTAGATGGCCACATGATCACCTCAAGACTGCTTCATTCCAAGGGTTTGTAGCCAACAAGGACTTGATCGCGCTGGCCACATATATTCTGAAGAATGCTGAATCACTCCAGCTCATGAGCGTACAAACAACACATGAATGCCACTGGATGGTCACAGAAGAGCTTCTTCGCAGAGAGGACCTGCGCAATGTGCTgaattatacactatataattTTCATTCAGTTTAG